CTGGAGCATAGCCCCGAAGTAACTCGTGAAGGGCAATATGCCTTTCGGCGCGGTGGTATCCTTCCTGTCGTCGCCCATGAAACACCTGTAACAGGCCAGGTCGCGTCTCCTGAAAATCACGTAGCCGCTGAATCCTTCGACGGCCGAATCAACGTATGGAATTCCAGAGCGGTAAGAGGAATCGTTTATCTCGTAACGCGTACCATAATTGTCTACGCAGCTCACCACCAGGTCAGGTTTCTCGCTTCTGAGAAGACCTTCGGCAAAATGCTCTTTGTAGATCTTCACTCTCGCCGACGGGTACATCCTTGAGAGTTTCCTCTCGAGTATCGTCGCTTTGGGATATCCAACGTCACCATAATCGTACAATATTTGTCGGTGCAGGTTGTTAAGTTTTATTTCACCGGGCTCTACGATCGTGATATCTTTCAGGCCACGATCAAGCAGCAGCTTTATGAGCGGGGCTCCCAGGCCGCCGGCACCGACCACCATGACTTTTCCGGGCCGTCCGATGCGATCGAGACCGGCCGGGAGTTTCATGTTGAAGGCCTTTTCGTACTTGCCGTCCATAAACCATGAGAAGATCCTGCCCGCGATTATCGGAGCGTAGGTCACCGGCAGGGAATGGGGGAAGGAGATTCTCTTCTTCTCCTTATCGACGACAATTTCGAGAAGGGGACCGTCTTCGAAGATAACGGTCTCTTCCTGCCTGTATATGAGCGGAGAGTAGAAGGGGAGTATCTCCTGCCGGGGAAACTCCTTGGTTATTCCGGAAAGGCCACTCCTTATAAGCAACTCCGCCACGAGCTCTTCGAGCTCTCCGGAGATTCTTCCAAAGGTCTCCTCCGAGAGCTTCAACTGTAATCTGTCGTCGATCCCTTTCACCAGGAGCTGTCTCTCGTACCAGTTGAGCAAGAATTCACTTTCCATATCCATAACTCATCCCTCCCGTGGATCGAAACACAACACAAGTATATCAGCTATGTCTTTTCAGGGGAGGCCGTTCGAGGGGTCGCGAAACGCGGCGCCTGCTTTTACATATCCGGTATGTAGCCCTTGAATTGGGCTTTGTAGAGTCTGGCGTAGTGGCCTGAGAGTTTCAACAGTTCGGAATGGTTTCCCCTCTCTATTATTCCGTCGGCCGTGATGACAACTATCTCATCCGCGTTCTTTATAGTCGATAATCTGTGGGCTATTACCAGAGAGGTTCTTCCCCTCGAAAGCATTTCGAGAGAGGCCTGTATCTTCAATTCGGTCTCGTTGTCGAGAGAGGAGGTCGCCTCGTCGAGGATCAGAATCGGCGGATTCTTGAGGAAGACCCTGGCGATGGAGATCCTCTGTTTCTGTCCGCCGGAAAGCATAACGCCCCTCTCACCGACGTAAGAATCGTAACCTTTATCTAGCGTCATTATGAAGTCGTGTATATTGGCCTTCTTGGCTGCTTCGATTATCTCTTCGTCCGTCGCGTCGCCCTTTCCGTAAGCTATATTGTCGCGGATCGTCCCGGCGAAGAGGAAGACGTCCTGCTGGACTATCCCGATATTCCTGCGCAGAGAATGCAGCGTGACATCCCTTATATCCTTCCCGTCGATCGTGATTCTCCCTTCCTTAACATCGTAGAAGCGCGGTATGAGGTGGCAGAGCGTGGTCTTGCCCCCTCCGGAAGGTCCGACCAGGGCGATCATCTTTCCGGCCGGTATATCCAGAGATACGTTCTTCAGGACGTTTTCTCCGCCGTCGTAGGCGAAAGTAACGTTCTCGACCTTAACCTCTCCGATCACGTCTTTGAGTTCGACTGCGTTCGGGCTGTCGATTATTGAAGATTTGGTCTCCATTATCTCTATGAATCTCTCGAAGCCGGACATTCCATCCTCGTACTGCTGGGCGAACTGCATCAACCTCCTGATAGGCTGCAAAAACAATTCTATGTACAGAAAGAAGGCCACGAACGACCCGACAGAGATCTCGCCGGCGTACGTGAGATACCCGCCCATAGCCAGCACCGTGACCTTCAGAAGGTTCATCAGAAGGTCGATGCCGGTCGTCATCTCGGCCATAGATTTGAAGGCGAACTGACGGGATTCTTTGAACTCCCGGTTGCCCGTATCGAATTTGATCTTCTCGAAGTTCTCGTTGGTGAAGGACTGGGCCACCCTTATTCCGGAGATGCTGTTCTCCACTTGCGCGTTGACGTTGGCTATCTTCTTTCGCACGATCCTGAAGGCCTGAGCCATCTTCTGTCTCTTCTTCACGCCGAACCATATCATGAAGGGAATGTACATGAAAACTACCAGTGTCAATCTCCAGTCGGTCTGCACCAGAATGATGAAAGCGCCCGTCAGGGTGATCAAGGATATCAGCAGATCTTCCGGACCGTGGTGGGCGAGCTCGGTTATCTCTCTGAGATCGTTGACGATCCTCGACATTATCTTTCCCGTTCTCACCCTGTCAAAATAACTAAAAGAGAGGGTCTGAAGATGAGAGAAGATATCCTTCCTCATGTTGTATTCCATACGGACACCGACAACGTGGCCCCAGTAGTTCACGATGTAGTTGAACACAGCCCTCAACACGAATAGCAGGGCCATAACCACGGTGATTGTCGCTATACCCCGCATATTTCCCGAGGGGATATAGTCGTCGAGCGCCCTGCTCGTGAAAGTCGGGAAGACCAGATCTATGCCCGCGATCATGAAGGCGCAGGCCATGTCCAGAATGAACAGCCTCAAGTGTGGACGATAATAGGCGATAAATTTGCGAATCATTCAGAGCCTCCAGTAAAGTAAGGTAAGCGTCTCAATTTTACTCCCTCGCGCGAAGTATAACAAGCGAGCAAAAGGAAAACAGAAGCATCGTCCGGCTGGATATCACTTTCCACACTAAATCCCACAATCTCCCAAATTCTCACTGTATTTCTCCCAAATTCATTTACTAGAATGGGTTTGAAAGAAAAAGACAGCGGGAGTGGCGAAGGTGATAGGAATGAAAACGACAGTTTCACATACAGATAGATCAACCTTTGGAAAGAACGGCCAAGTGAAAGAAACGAGCAAAAATCGATTAAAAGAGCTGTTCTCCGAACGGAAAGTCAAGAAAGTCGGGGAGGTGGTTCTTACTGGAAGAGAGTTCATCAGAGAGAACTTGGAGAACTTGCCACAATCGATGACCATCGAGCAATTCATCGAAAAATACAACAGCTGGTACAGTCAGGGAACGATAGAAATTAGATTTCGGGACGTAACCAGGACCGAACATTACACGATGCAGAGCGACAGGAGACTTTCTCTGGATGAGCTGATATATTTCATGAAATTGTGGAAAGATGAAGGTCTTGAAAGAATTCTCTTTTACGAGACAAGAACGGAGAGCGACATTCCAACCGGCTGGGATGGAGCGGCTCTGGAAGATCTGAAAAGTCTCAAACCCCGGGAAGGTGAAAGAAAATTCTCGACAAGACAGGCAATACCATCGCAGAAAGTGCTCGTCCTTAGAATGTCGGATGAATTCGGTGTCAGGGTTACCGTTCTGAGAAACGTAACAACAGGCGGTAAGGTGCCACAAATCAGGAGATCGGCAGGTGATGAGATTATTGTAGAAAGAGCGATCGTCAACGAAGGGAACACGGAAATCAACTGAATACTTTATCCCCCCCAATTGAAAGTGAAATGAGTCAAGCGCAGAACCTTAAAGTGGAAACGACACAGCAACTGTCACAGAACGCCGTTTAGACTTCGTAAAACCTCCAATAACCCGGGCCAGATGGCCCGGGCTTCATATGGGTTTTGCAAAGAGCGCGTGTCGGGTTTACAATGAACAGTATGGACAAACTCTTTGTCGGCATCTATTTCATACTGGCCTTCACGCTCATAGTCTTTTCGAAGAAGCGGCGGGTTTTACTCGCCTTCACTGCCGGAATGCTGCTGGTAGTGCTAAAAGTCTCCGAAAGCATGCGCATAGAGACCATATCCGAATTCGTCGATTTCAACGCCATATTTTTGCTTATAGGTATGATGGTGATAGTGGCGATAATAAAATCGACAGGTTTCTTCCAGTACATAGCCATCAGGACTTTGAAGTGGACGCGGGGTAACATCATGCTCCTCTCGGCCCTGTTCGCCGCCCTGATCGCGCTCTTTTCGATGATCCTCGACAACGTGACCACCATGATAATGTTCATGCCAGTCATTTTCTTTGTCGCCGATGGAGCCGGCTTCAACCCCTTCGCCTTCACCACGGTCATGATACTGGCCTCCAACGTGGGCGGCTGCATGACGCTCGTGGGAGATCCACCGAACATAATAATCGGAAACGCATCGAAGATACCCTTCCTCACGTTCACGGCCCTGGTCTTCATTCCACTGGCCTTATCGTTTGCCGTGCTCTTGTTGATGTCGAGATTCAGCATACTCAAGAGCCTCGCCTCGCTCTCTCAAAACAACTCGGTGATAAAAGAGATGAGAACCGAGGGTGTCATAACCAATCCAAAGCTCATGATAGTCTCCCTATCTACACTGGTGATCGTTGTGATAGGCTTCATAATCCACAGCGTCGTCGATATAGAGATGTCGCTCTTCGCCATACTCGGCGCGGCCTTCCTGCTACTGTATACCGGCAAGGACTTCGATCACATGGCAAACGAAGTTGACTGGAACGCGATACTCTTCTTCATAGGCCTCTTTTCGCTCGCTTACTCTCTGGAAAGCTCGGGAATCGCCGGCGATCTCTCCCGGATAGCCATGAAGCTCGAAGGTAATCCAATCCTGCTCTCAAGCGCGATCCTGTGGCTCAGCGGCTTCATCGCCATGATCACCGGCGCCATACCAGTCGTGACGATCTTCATACCCATCGTGGCCAATCTCTCGGCCATATACCCGCTGCCCTACGACCTATGGATAGCACTGGCCCTGGGCGCAAACCTCGGGGGAAACGGCACGCTCACCGGCCACCTGGCCAACATAATAACTTTCGAAATGCTCAACAAAGAGGCCCGAAAGAAAAACACGTTTTTGGACTTCCTGAAGCTGGGCTTCCCGTTTTCCGTAGTTTCTCTCGCAATCTCGAACCTCTATCTCATAGTCAGGCTGCTCATGATTGGATAAAGGACTCTAAAATTTGGAAATTGATTTCCAATTCCGTGAAACGAATTTCCAAGAGTAAATTTTTGTGAAATCTATTTCCAAAACACGCGGTTATTCGGGAAATACACTTCCTTTTTTTAGGGAGTTATGAACATTGAATGTTCATAACTCGGTCCGAAATCTCTAAAAGCCTTATTTAAAGACAATCATAGCGATGTTCATAACTCAAATCGACGCATCTGGCTATCTAAGGCGATTTCCGCATATCGATTCGTATGGCGAACCTAGTTATGAACATGCCCACCGAGTTATGAACATGCGTCTCGAAGGAAAAAACGCCTGAAATATACTCCAGAAAACAAATACGGGCGTTTTGAGTTTTCTACATTCTACAATCGGCCATTCATGGTACACATGTGAGTTATCTACATTCAATGTAGAAAACTTTTGAGTTATGAACATGGGTCAAATTCGCTGCCACAAAAGCTTTGACTGAGTTTTCTACGAGTTTTCTACGAAGATTATTATTATTATTTATTTATATATCAAGAGAGAAATAATAAAAGAGGAAAGATAACTCTCTTGAGAGCAGCGGCGAGAGGCAAGTTATTGGAAAAATACGCGAGAAAAAAGAGTTCACTCCGCTCACGAGAAGGCGAAAGCGAAAATGGGGACTGACGATTCTCCTGACGTCTGTCCCCGTTTTTCGCGAAGACCGGGATCCTGACTAGGAACATGCCAGAATGACGGGAAGGGAGTAAGACTGTTATCCCGTGTCATACCGTTAACCGCCCCACTCATGTCATCCCGTAATGCTCCTATACGGGATCTCCTCTCCTCTCTCTCCTCCTCTCGAATCTTTTACCAAGAACCTGGACGCGCAGCGTCGTTGAGAAACCTCACTCCAACTCTTTTATGGAGCGTCAAAGAGAGTCCTTCAGATATTGTGATGGCGTCTTGCATTTTACATTACCCCGCAGTGCACTTTGCAGACAGAGCTTGTCCCCGGTTATAAGCAAGGCATTTCTGGCCGCCGCCAATGAAATGAAATGATTGTCCGGAGGATCAGCACTGAAACTAACTAACTGATAGTCATCGACAATCTCTACCACCGTTATGAAATACTCTACAAAGTTGGAAAGAGCTTCCAATTCAGCATTTCTACGCTTTCCCATCAATTTCACTATAAACCTTCGCAACTCTTGAGTGAATATTCCCGGTTCAATTACCTCTTGCTCCAGTGCTTTAATGATGGCCATGCTACATGTTCTGGAGCCAAGAGCCGCTGAAATCACAACGTTCGTATCAATAACTACCTTCATCTTTCATCTCTTTTCTTACCTCATCCAGAACTTCTAATCCCTCTTTTTCGCTGAGTCCAATCTTTCTCGCTTCTTCATGGGCTTTTGAAAGATAGTAATTCATCAAATCCTCCTTAGACAAGGGTGATATCTTCATGATCGGAACCCCGCGCCTAAGAATCAGAAGTTCTTCTTTGCTTTCGACAATCTCGCTGAACCTGTTTCGAATATCCCTAACATTAACAGTCTTCATAACAATCACCTCAAAACCATTGTATCACAAATATAATCTTTAGTGATACAAATGTATCACACTTGTTGTCGACCTGAATAACCTCCCCCTCGGCTACCCGCACCGTCATTTCGTGTCATACCGTTAACCGCCCCACTCATGTCATCCCGTAATGATCTTATACGGGATCTCGCTCAGAAGAGCCGTCCATCGTCCTGCGTCCCAGATCATGGACCCGTCCTTGGAAGAGCAGTTCCTTGTTCCGACGCTGTGCGTTCAGGTTACTCGTTCTTGGTTCAAGACAGAGGAAAGAGCGATCGAGTAGGAGAGGGGCGGAGCCCCTCGTCCTCTCACAGAACCGTGCGTACGGGCCTCGTACACGGCTCATGGATCGAGTATCGGATACTTCGACAGGGGATGATAGTACGATGTCATATCGAATAAGTTCATCTCTTCAAAGAACCTGTTGGGAATGGCGTAATTGACTGCTTTTGTGTGAGAAGAGCGCCATTTGTTCATTCTCAAATTGACTTTCTCTTCCCATCCAGCCCTTCTAAGGACTCTGTTCAGTTTCTTTGTGCTCTTCCACTGGTGTAGTATGATGGCTCTAAGCCTTCTCCTTATCCAGCTCAAAAGCCCTCTCAAGGTAGATTGTAAGTCTACTATCCTGAAATAGCTGGCAAATCCTCTCAACAGTGGATTTAGCTCTTTCACTATTTCCTTTACCGGTGTGCTCTGGTTCCTTCTTGTGTCGACATCAACAGTAAAATAAGAAAAACGCCGGTAGAAAATGTGAAAAAGCATCGGGAGAAATTGTGGACTAACATTTGAATATTCTCAGGCAAAAAGGGGGTATTCAGATGTTGGGAGAGAAGCAGGTCATTGAAATAAGAATACTTAGCAAGAGGGGAATTACAAACAGAGAGATAGCCAGAGAAATGGGCTGCCATGAAAACACAGTCAGCAAGTATTTGAAGGAGGATTGGAAGAAGATGAAGGGTATTTCAAAACTGGATCCTTACAAAGAGCACATAATCAAAAGGCTAGAAGAGTATCCGTCAATAAAAGCCACAGTGTTGTTCAAAGAGATAAAGGCTCAAGGTTACACCGGAGGAATGACGATAGTTCGGATGTATGTGCACTCCATACGTCCGGAGGATGAAATTGAGAGCACAAGATTTGAGACAGCTCCGGGCAGGCAATTCCAGGCCGATTGGGGAGAGGGTGAGACCAGGATAGGTGGAAAGTCGGTGGTGATAAAGTTCTTCACCATGGTCCTAGGATACTCGCGAATGTTGTATGTCCAGATAGTCAATGACGAGAAGCTTGAGACACTTCTTCAAGCTCACAACAAGGCATTCGAATACTTCGGAGGTTATCCACATGAAGGGCTGTACGACAACATGAAAGCCGTGGTCAAGTCTCTTGAGAGGAAGAAAGAATACAATGCCAAGTTCACAGACTTCGCAGACTTCTATGGCTTCAGGATAATAACTCATCGTCCATACAACCCGAAGGCCAAAGGGAAGGTTGAGAGGATGGTTCCGTATGTGAGAAACAACATACTGTATGCTCAAAGCTACTCAAGCCTCTCTGAATTAGAGAACACTCTTCTCGATTGGTTGGTCATTGCCAACCAGAGATTACATTCCTATCTAAAAGAAACCCCTCTCGAGAGGTTCGAGAGGGAAAAGGAACATCTGAATAAACTAACTAGATTCTATCCCTTGAGGAGATTAAACACAAGGCTGGTAAGAGAGTCCGGACAGGTCATTTACAAAGAAAGAGCTTACAGGGTACCTGAGAAATACACCGGCAAGAAAGTCAACCTGCAAACGGAAGGTCAGATGCTGAAGATTTATTGTGAAGATGATCTGATCAACAGCCAGCCACTCAAAGACCAGGTTGAAGTAAGGTCCTTGAAGGAATACCAGAAACTGGTGGGGGCATGAAATGGCATACGAAAAAGTGAGAGAGTTAATGGAATCGCTCAAGCTTACCGGAATGATGAACTCGCTGGATTTCTCTCTACACAATTGGGGCAAAGGAGAGAAAGATGTAACCGAGCTCTTGGAAGAATTACTGCTGGCTGAAGTAAAGGAGAAGAGTGAAAGAAGATATCTCACAGCTCTCAAATACAGTGGACTTCCATTTCACAAAACACTCGAAGAATTCGACTTCTCCTTTCAGCCTTCAATAGACAGGAAACAGATAATGGAACTGAAGAGCTTGAGATTCCTGTACGAAAAAGAGAATGTCGTTCTGCTTGGACCTCCCGGGGTTGGAAAAACACATCTGGCAGTAGCCCTGGGAATGGAAGCGCTCAGAGAAGGGAAGAAAGTTTACTTTGTGAATGCAATATCGCTTGTGGACAAACTGAAGAAGGCCTTTTCTGAAAGACGGTTTGAAAAGACGATAGGTTACTTCAAATCGATTGAGCTACTCATTGTAGACGAGTTGGGGTATCTCCCACTTGAAAATGAAGGTGCAAAGCTCTTCTTTGAACTGGTGAGTGAGAAATACGAAAAGGGAAGCATAATCCTTACTTCAAACAGAGGCTTTGCAGAATGGAACAGAATCTTTGAAGACGAGATACTCGCAACAGCCGTTCTTGACAGACTATTGCATCACTGTACCATTGTCAACATACGAGGAAAGAGTTACAGGCTTAGAGAGAAACAGAAAACCGGTCTTATTGGTACACAATTGATTAGTTCGCCTGGTCATTGATTTCACAAAAATCGTTGATGTTTTTCCACATTTCCGATCGATGTTTTTTCACATTTCCGATTGATGTTGACACACTGTCTTCCGATCACATTTCTTCGATCCTTCTCCCCTTCGCAAGTGATGGAGCCTTTCGACCTCCTCATCACCCCCTTGGCTTATAGCCAAGGTCCCTTCTCCTTTCGGAGAGGTTCTTCACTACTACGGGTTCATCTGCCATCCTCCTGAGCTTTCCCTTAACTTGGATCTCCTCCTTGCTAACGGTTACCCCTTTCGGACTCATGAGGACTTCCCCGGGTAAGATACACCACTTTCATCCGAATCCTGCCATCCGAACCTTTACAGCTGGAGTCAGGGCTTTCCCTTATCTCGCAGGGTTACCCTCTGTAACGGCCATCTCTGGTTCACTTTCGTTCAGTTCCGGACTTTGCCTCGGGCTTCCTTCAGATTCACCGTTACCAGTGACACCCTTGCCTCTGGCTAATGCTTCTTTGACTCCCCACATTCGGGTCTTTCACCCTATAGTTGTGTACCATGCCGGGCGCACGAGATGCCGGATCAGGTCCGGCATGACGGGAAGGAGGAAAGGACGGGTTCACGCTCCGGGACGCAGGACGATGGACGGTTCTTCTCGCTCTTCCCGCTCTTCATTCTGCAAAGAATCATATAAATCATTGCCCTTGAAATATAAAATAAGGCGTGATAGAATACTAACGAACGTTAAATATAAAGGTGCGTGCGATGGCGGAGAAGGATTTAAAAGAGAGAATCAAGGAAGTGGCGGTTGAGCATTTCAACAGAAACGGTTATCACGGAACGACGATACGCAACATCGCCAACGATGTGGGATGTTCTCTACCGATGATCTATTATTACTACAAGAACAAAAAAGAGTTGTTCGATGAAATAATCAAAAAGGAGTTCTTCAGCATTATAAAGAAGCAGGCTTCTCACCTGAAAACCTCCGGCATCGTGGATTTCTACACCAAGTTCATCAACGACCTGAACGCCCTGAACAACTACGATAAGCAGGTTTACCGGCTAGGGATAAAAGTTTATCTCTCCTTCGACGGCGACGATGAATTGATGAACCTCATGGATGAATGGGAAAAGACCATACTGCCCAGGCATTACAAGATTCTGCAGCCTCATCTGAAGAACACCGAAAACGACACGGCGGTTGTGCGGACTCTGGTGCATCTCATGGAAACGCTGATCGAGAACATAGTCGTGAAAAACAGATACTTGCCAGAGGGGGAGATCCGGGAAGAGATCGCCATCGTTCTGCGCGGTGTGGACGGTTCAATTCCCGATCCGCAATCACACTGAACGTAAGCCAAAATATAAAGATGCAGTTTTACTACATACACTTTACTAACGAACGTTAAAACAACAAAGAGGAGAGGAGAAAAGTGGAAATCGAAAAGAGACTCGCAATACTTCAGAACACATACGCGGTATCGGTGGCGGAGGCCGTCAACACGTACGACAGATTGAAGGCGCTGGAGGCGATAGTCGAGAGAAGAAAAGAGAGGCAGGCCCAGACGGCTCCATACATGAATCAACAGCTGGGCATAGAGAACGTAGAAGATGTCTTTTACAAGCTTTCGGAGATCTACGGCTGTGCGAACTGGGAGGTGGAGAAAACAGGGGAGGGCTATGTCGCCACAGCGACTTCATGCAAACTCTGCGCGCTTTCCAAGAAGATGGGCGGGGCGAACCCCTGTGATGGATGGTGTCTAGACCCCATGATCGCCATGTTGTCGGCGGCCGTTAAAATCGACTCCAGACACATAACTGTTGAGAGTACTTTAATGAAAAGCGATAAATGTAGAATGCTGATTAATACAAAATTTGAATAGCAATAGAAGCGAGTGAATCCAATTTGATTACTCAGAAATATCGTACAAAAAAGCCATTATGATTCCACACAAAAATTGAAACTTATCGTGTTGCGAACTATAGTTGATACAAGAAAGCGGGCCTTACGGCCCGCTTATTCTTGCGCGGGGAGATCACTTCCTTCTGAGCGTTATCGCGAATATATGGACGTTAGGGATCTGCGGAAAGACTATGGTTTTGAGTGGTCTGTCGAGAGTTTCGATGCACCGGTAGTAAAGCATGCATTTTATTCTCTCTATGTTTCCGGTGTTGTCGTATCTGGAGGGAAAAGTGAAGGCTATATCCTCGCCCATCGAGGGGCCGCCGCACCAGTCGGAGAAGGAGACAGAGATGTTCTGTGTGGTTCCATCCTCGTAAACCAGCATCGCCTGTCCCGTGTAATCGCCGTGGTTGGCCGAACCCAGTATGCAGATCCGGCTGAAAACCTCCGGAACGAAGGTAACGGCCTGGCCGGTCAGGCGCATGTTGTCCCTTCCCTTCGTCGTAATCGCAAATTCTACGCCGGAGATCTCCAGCCTGCCGTCGATGAGGCTCTTTTCCAGTTCCTGCGCGGGATAAGAGGCACCGAAGATGCCCTGCGGGTTGTCGAAATTCGAGCTTTTCCTTTCATCGGCCGTTGCCAGACCGTCGTTGTCGAAGAGCGCCCTCAGATCTAGGTGTACCTGGTCGAGATTCTCGATCAAATCAACGGCCACGGTCGGCACCTGAACGATCTTTCTCTCGGTAGATACGATTCTCCCTGGCAGCGCGGTCATTCCCTCTTCGTATCCGGGAACGGCCCTGTGATTCAAGACCAGTGTTTCGTCGCTCTCCGGTATGTACAGGGCGATCAGGTCGGGTAGAAACACCAGCTGATCGAGATCGAAGCTTCCCGACCCGACCTTTCCCCCCAGCGTGAGCGTCGAATCCTGACCTGTGCCGGTGATGCCACCAACTTTGAAGATCGAATTCCGGGCGATGGAAAGGGTCACTTCAGATCTCGACTCCCCCAGGCGGAGTGTGAAAGAGACGGGGCCGGTCTGAACATTGCCGACCCCGGCGAAGGCCGAATAAGGTACCGGAGGCAGCGCGACGCTCTCCCTCAGACTGAAGACGCCACTTACCTTCAGAGAGGCGTTTCCCGAGATCCCTGTGCCCTGAAATGTATCGACTTCGGAGAGGCCGGTCCTCATCGCTTCGGCCTCTATCACCTTCGCCGGTGTAAGCAACTCGATCGTGCCGGAGAAGTACTTTTCGTACTCGTCAGGCAATCTCGAAAGTCTTTCCAGCGAAAGCAGCATGGATATCGTCGATTCGGCGCCGGCATTTCTGTTTATGTGGGAGAATTCCATACCGTCGTACCCCTCCCCGTTCGGTCCGATCATGGACTGGCCAAGTGAGTTGAGACCGATGAACCAGCTCCCCAGAAGCGCGGTGATCGTCGCGATCTCGCGGTCATTCGTAATGGAGAAGAGCGTGTAGCCGGTCGAAATGGCCGCCTCTGCAGCATAGGCGATCTGAGGGAAGAGCTGGACGAAACCGCTCAGAGAATACACCGGACCGGCGCTGAGCAGAAGCATGGCGCCGTCTTTGAAGGCGTCGGCCGCTAGCCCGAGCATTTCATCATCTTCCAGCGCCAGCGCGGTCATCGCGAGCGCTTCGAGCTGTCTGGAGCCCCAGCCGTGCCAGTGAGGGACGTTCTCCTGCGGAGCGTTCTCGTCCACCAGACCTCTGAAGATCGAGTCATTATCGGTGATCAGTTTCGATCTAAGAGAACCGGAACAGCGTTTTATGAAGTTAAGCACTTCGAGGTCGTTGGAGATTCTGTAAAGCTCGACCGCGCCAAGGAGCGCTACCGATGAGATGTCAGTGTATCCCTGGATCAGGCCATCTCTTTCGTAGTTGAGTAAAACTCTGAAGGCCTTATGCGAAGCCCTGGCCAACTCCATGGAGTAGGAAGGGTCTCTCTGACTCAGCACCCAAGCACCCGTCGATAACGCCCAGAGCCCGCGAGCAGTCCACCAGTTGCCGCCTTTGCGCGAGGTGGGGCCGTTACGGTTTATCTTCCCGTCCGCGAAGATGAAATTGAAGAAGTCGCCGTCCACATCTTGCATGGCCAGAAGGAAGTCCAGGGCTTCCCGGGCCTTGAGAT
This portion of the Mesotoga infera genome encodes:
- a CDS encoding TetR/AcrR family transcriptional regulator, with the protein product MAEKDLKERIKEVAVEHFNRNGYHGTTIRNIANDVGCSLPMIYYYYKNKKELFDEIIKKEFFSIIKKQASHLKTSGIVDFYTKFINDLNALNNYDKQVYRLGIKVYLSFDGDDELMNLMDEWEKTILPRHYKILQPHLKNTENDTAVVRTLVHLMETLIENIVVKNRYLPEGEIREEIAIVLRGVDGSIPDPQSH
- the istB gene encoding IS21-like element helper ATPase IstB; translated protein: MAYEKVRELMESLKLTGMMNSLDFSLHNWGKGEKDVTELLEELLLAEVKEKSERRYLTALKYSGLPFHKTLEEFDFSFQPSIDRKQIMELKSLRFLYEKENVVLLGPPGVGKTHLAVALGMEALREGKKVYFVNAISLVDKLKKAFSERRFEKTIGYFKSIELLIVDELGYLPLENEGAKLFFELVSEKYEKGSIILTSNRGFAEWNRIFEDEILATAVLDRLLHHCTIVNIRGKSYRLREKQKTGLIGTQLISSPGH